Proteins from one Planctomyces sp. SH-PL62 genomic window:
- the pstC gene encoding phosphate ABC transporter permease subunit PstC, translated as MQAASPTPPNTIAPELEDDSWGGQSRISAIAEVLAPVLLGVCGLVTVLTTLGILLVLVVQSVEFFLAARVGVVDFLFGATLKPEASPPKYGILPLIWGTFMIAFGSTAIALPIGLMSAIYLSEYAPRTVRAVLKPTLELLAGVPTIVYGYLALLLITPVLKAVLEPMGLRVEQFNALSACIVVGVMIVPLVSSLSEDVLSAVPRGLREAAYGLGATKFEVSTRIVLPAGLSGVVASFILAISRAVGETMAVVLAAGMMPQITLNPLTSVETMTTYIVQVIGGEASYGTPKYLSLFAVGLTLFGITLTLNILSSLVLRRYREVYQ; from the coding sequence ATGCAAGCCGCGTCGCCGACCCCGCCGAATACCATCGCGCCGGAACTGGAAGACGATTCGTGGGGCGGGCAGTCGCGGATCTCGGCCATCGCCGAGGTCCTCGCGCCCGTCCTGCTGGGCGTCTGCGGGCTGGTCACGGTGCTGACGACCCTCGGCATCCTGCTGGTGCTGGTCGTGCAGAGCGTCGAATTCTTCCTCGCGGCGCGAGTTGGGGTGGTGGATTTTCTCTTCGGCGCCACGCTCAAGCCCGAGGCCTCGCCCCCGAAGTACGGCATCCTGCCGCTGATCTGGGGGACGTTCATGATCGCCTTCGGCTCGACGGCCATCGCGCTTCCGATCGGGCTCATGAGCGCGATCTACCTGAGCGAGTACGCCCCCCGGACGGTTCGCGCGGTCCTCAAGCCGACGCTGGAACTCCTCGCGGGCGTGCCGACGATCGTCTACGGTTACCTGGCCTTGCTCCTCATCACGCCGGTCCTCAAGGCGGTGCTGGAGCCGATGGGCCTGCGGGTGGAGCAGTTCAACGCGCTTTCGGCGTGCATCGTGGTGGGGGTGATGATCGTCCCCCTGGTCTCGTCGCTGAGCGAGGACGTCCTCTCGGCCGTGCCTCGGGGCCTGCGCGAGGCGGCCTACGGGCTGGGGGCGACGAAGTTCGAGGTCTCGACGCGGATCGTCCTGCCGGCGGGGCTCTCGGGGGTGGTCGCCTCGTTCATCCTGGCGATCAGCCGGGCGGTGGGCGAGACGATGGCCGTGGTGCTGGCGGCCGGGATGATGCCCCAGATCACGCTCAATCCGCTGACGTCGGTCGAGACGATGACCACCTACATCGTCCAGGTGATCGGCGGCGAGGCCTCGTACGGCACGCCCAAGTACCTGTCGCTCTTCGCGGTGGGCCTGACGCTGTTCGGGATCACGCTGACGCTCAACATCCTTTCCAGCCTGGTGCTCAGGCGCTATCGCGAGGTCTACCAATGA
- a CDS encoding PstS family phosphate ABC transporter substrate-binding protein, whose product MRSWRERAWLPALSAALAVAGGCGGGDAGPTATIIIDGSSTVFRISKAAQEAFADVDPGVTVVVDNHGTGGGFSRYLQGEVDIVDASRDAKPDEESKARSQGIEWTRLLVGYDGITLAVNAKNDFARALTVEQLKKLWEPDSKVQTWKDLDPTWPDRKIVLYSPDNDSGTFEFFTEAVVGKAGLQREGVQQNSDDNILISGVAGDPDGIGYFGYAYYAANRNRLNALAVQAGPDAPAVVPSPESIADKSYRPLSRPLYLFVKNSAARRPEVGRFLKFYLDEISTLAPAGGYDPPTPEDDRANHEALARLNPAVGTGGDAASPAAETPEAP is encoded by the coding sequence ATGCGGTCTTGGCGTGAACGAGCCTGGCTCCCGGCCTTGTCGGCGGCCCTGGCGGTCGCCGGCGGTTGCGGCGGCGGCGACGCGGGCCCGACGGCGACGATCATCATCGACGGGTCCAGCACCGTCTTCCGGATCAGCAAGGCGGCGCAGGAGGCGTTCGCGGACGTCGATCCCGGCGTGACGGTGGTCGTGGACAACCACGGGACCGGCGGCGGCTTCAGCCGCTACCTCCAGGGTGAGGTCGACATCGTCGACGCCTCGCGCGACGCCAAGCCCGATGAGGAATCCAAGGCCCGGAGCCAGGGGATCGAGTGGACCCGCCTTCTCGTCGGCTACGACGGGATCACCCTGGCGGTCAACGCGAAGAACGACTTCGCCAGGGCGCTCACCGTCGAGCAGCTCAAGAAGCTGTGGGAGCCCGACTCGAAGGTCCAGACCTGGAAGGACCTCGACCCGACCTGGCCCGACCGCAAGATCGTCCTCTACTCGCCCGACAACGACTCCGGCACCTTCGAGTTCTTCACCGAGGCCGTCGTCGGTAAGGCGGGGTTGCAGCGCGAGGGGGTCCAGCAGAACTCCGACGACAACATCCTCATCAGCGGCGTCGCCGGCGACCCGGACGGGATCGGCTACTTCGGCTACGCCTACTACGCGGCCAACCGGAATCGGCTCAACGCGCTGGCCGTGCAGGCCGGCCCCGACGCCCCGGCCGTGGTCCCGAGCCCAGAGAGCATCGCCGACAAGTCGTACCGGCCGCTCTCGCGACCGCTCTACCTGTTCGTGAAGAATTCGGCGGCGAGGCGGCCCGAGGTCGGCCGATTCCTGAAGTTCTACCTGGACGAGATCTCGACGCTCGCCCCGGCGGGGGGGTACGATCCCCCGACCCCCGAGGACGATCGGGCCAACCACGAGGCGCTCGCCCGCCTGAACCCCGCGGTGGGGACGGGCGGAGACGCGGCCTCGCCCGCGGCCGAGACGCCCGAGGCCCCCTGA
- the arfB gene encoding alternative ribosome rescue aminoacyl-tRNA hydrolase ArfB, whose amino-acid sequence MIEVNGRVSLDDDELEFEFIRSSGPGGQNVNKVSTAVRLRFNATASPSLPEDVRARLLTMAGRRIGGDGFLTILAQSGRTQETNRRDAVERLVELIARACERPKPRRPSRPTLGSQKRRLASKRKHSETKARRKDLGPSEE is encoded by the coding sequence ATGATCGAAGTCAACGGCCGGGTGTCCCTGGACGACGACGAACTCGAATTCGAGTTCATCCGATCGTCCGGCCCCGGGGGGCAGAACGTCAACAAGGTCTCCACGGCCGTCCGCCTCCGGTTCAACGCGACAGCCTCGCCGTCGCTGCCGGAGGACGTCCGCGCCCGCCTGCTCACGATGGCCGGCCGTCGCATCGGCGGCGACGGCTTCCTGACGATCCTCGCCCAATCCGGGCGGACGCAGGAGACCAACCGCCGCGACGCCGTCGAACGCCTGGTCGAGCTGATCGCCAGGGCCTGCGAACGCCCCAAGCCGCGCCGACCCTCCAGGCCGACCCTCGGCTCCCAGAAGCGCCGACTCGCCTCCAAGCGGAAGCACAGCGAGACCAAGGCGCGACGTAAAGACTTGGGTCCATCCGAGGAGTGA